The following proteins are co-located in the Schistocerca nitens isolate TAMUIC-IGC-003100 chromosome 2, iqSchNite1.1, whole genome shotgun sequence genome:
- the LOC126236357 gene encoding gem-associated protein 2-like, which translates to MGDKNEFLKKAFVVDDLPENFDPSADPSDGLEYLQQVRWEASKCDDVVTAVIDKAKLKNRAVVNILPECKKVPRQFLPDLEWQQQQIATFSAMRQKMSKYRKRKPPQESAVKVPQIGDEKAWYDVCVEYKTPPLVSVVLPLPQRLVEWLLQCNAEWLSNSERLTKYQGRWIYALMACLELPLTPESCSSLRTLARECARIRAYEVSNAEEPVVISLNLLICLVANYFRQMDLADIVSE; encoded by the coding sequence atggGTGATAAAAATGAGTTCCTGAAAAAGGCTTTCGTTGTGGACGACCTTCCAGAAAACTTTGATCCTTCTGCAGATCCAAGTGATGGGCTGGAGTATTTGCAGCAGGTTCGTTGGGAAGCTTCGAAATGCGACGACGTTGTGACTGCGGTTATTGATAAGGCGAAACTGAAAAACAGAGCTGTTGTCAATATATTGCCTGAGTGTAAGAAGGTCCCTCGGCAATTCTTGCCTGATTTAGAatggcaacaacaacaaattgcAACATTTTCAGCCATGAGGCAGAAGATGTCAAAATACAGGAAGAGAAAACCACCACAAGAAAGTGCCGTGAAAGTACCACAAATAGGCGACGAGAAAGCTTGGTACGATGTTTGTGTAGAATACAAAACACCCCCGTTGGTGAGTGTCGTTTTGCCACTGCCTCAACGTTTGGTGGAGTGGCTGCTGCAGTGTAATGCAGAATGGCTGTCGAATTCGGAACGACTGACCAAGTATCAAGGACGGTGGATATATGCTTTAATGGCATGCTTGGAGTTACCACTCACCCCAGAAAGTTGTAGCAGTCTTCGCACGTTAGCGCGGGAATGTGCAAGAATTCGTGCTTATGAAGTGTCAAATGCGGAAGAGCCCGTAGTAATATCATTAAATCTGTTAATCTGTTTAGTTGCCAACTATTTCCGTCAAATGGATCTTGCAGACATAGTAAGTGAATGA